A stretch of the Leguminivora glycinivorella isolate SPB_JAAS2020 chromosome 2, LegGlyc_1.1, whole genome shotgun sequence genome encodes the following:
- the LOC125234812 gene encoding FAST kinase domain-containing protein 4 — protein MLKFSGSVIWRLGTRATLRQYSSAGATVVKTDKLDVDGSLSNKNAQSADHDKDTKSGLVAAAFATLNTPETDEPKRPSPKSVKQSRTQQMDIQIVKATDINGLLAVAEHPVVSRRHALKMVSILSDWSSSNKVKITDFEKDPRFLKLCRILARTSTTQAMSSLTMAEDLSTVLGITGDDEAARLISNLTLPQMVKVMRALHQKGRRSTPLLRALSYNITRQADTIDLKKSADLLYSMATLNFPDPLLMDRICKDVIECLPSNKDKPAVVNSIIVSLGLLKYRHEPALTAITDWIQTHMQGCRAGDIASAVITLATVDFTPPNSEKLFKAAQSLKEEEMAKSSAWLDLVFALLTLDKAQPHQLLSTIQPEFIDKLLSLGEILIPSRRKLMAIDAYLHLTAPSSPRLPSDISVGVPLVYTKEKTLYVHCIMDTFRASCPRTHAEFAIDSKCHPVPLEKAANDKSVFRIAVLGLDYHDLTRKTAVPLGVYQLYTRMLQLKGFKVLQIPYTEFNPRDKLVTRVQYIEKRLKEIISDKSAA, from the exons ATGCTTAAATTCAGTGGGAGTGTAATTTGGAGGTTAGGAACTCGAGCGACCCTGAGGCAGTATTCCAGTGCCGGGGCCACTGTTGTGAAAACTGACAAGCTTGATGTAGATGGAAGTTTATCTAATAAAAATGCCCAGAGCGCAGATCATGATAAGGACACTAAGTCAG gtTTAGTAGCAGCTGCATTCGCTACACTCAATACTCCAGAAACAGATGAGCCAAAGCGGCCCAGCCCTAAATCCGTGAAACAGAGTCGCACACAGCAGATGGATATACAGATTGTGAAGGCTACGGATATTAACGGTTTATTGGCTGTGGCGGAACACCCTGTGGTCTCTAGGAGGCATGCTTTGAAG ATGGTATCAATCCTCTCTGACTGGTCAAGCAGCAACAAAGTGAAGATCACAGATTTCGAGAAAGACCCTCGCTTCCTAAAGCTCTGTCGGATCCTGGCTCGTACCAGCACTACTCAGGCTATGAGCTCACTCACAATGGCTGAAGACTTAAGCACCGTGTTGGGCATTACGGGGGACGATGAGGCGGCTAGACTGATTTCTAACCTCACGCTACCGCAGATGGTTAAG GTAATGCGAGCCCTCCATCAAAAAGGCCGTCGCAGCACTCCCCTGCTCCGAGCGCTGTCATACAACATAACGCGCCAGGCCGACACCATAGACCTCAAGAAATCTGCTGACTTACTCTACTCTATGGCCACACTCAACTTCCCCGATCCATTATTGATGGATAGAATATGCAA AGATGTAATCGAGTGCCTACCGTCCAACAAGGACAAACCAGCAGTTGTTAACTCGATCATAGTGTCCCTGGGCCTCCTAAAATACCGCCACGAGCCAGCCCTCACAGCTATCACAGATTGGATACAAACACACATGCAAGGGTGTCGCGCGGGCGATATAGCGTCCGCTGTTATTACGTTAGCTACAGTGGATTTCACTCCACCAAACAGCGAAAAGCTGTTCAAA GCAGCACAGTCCCTTAAAGAAGAGGAAATGGCCAAGTCCTCAGCTTGGTTGGATCTCGTGTTCGCTTTGCTCACACTCGACAAGGCGCAGCCGCACCAACTTCTCTCGACCATTCAGCCAGAATTCATCGACAAATTGCTGTCACTAGGCG AAATCCTGATCCCCTCCCGTCGCAAACTAATGGCCATCGACGCCTACCTCCACCTCACGGCCCCCTCCTCCCCTCGCCTCCCCTCCGACATTTCCGTGGGGGTACCTCTAGTGTACACCAAGGAGAAGACTCTGTACGTGCACTGCATCATGGACACGTTCAGAGCCTCGTGTCCGCGGACGC ACGCGGAGTTCGCGATAGATTCAAAATGTCATCCAGTACCACTAGAAAAAGCAGCaaatgacaaaag TGTGTTCAGGATAGCAGTGCTGGGCCTGGATTACCATGACCTCACGAGAAAGACAGCCGTTCCGCTTGGCGTCTATCAGCTCTACACAAGGATGTTACAGCTTAAG GGTTTCAAAGTGCTGCAGATTCCATACACGGAGTTCAACCCGCGAGACAAACTCGTCACCCGAGTGCAATACATCGAGAAACGGCTGAAGGAGATTATTAGCGATAAGTCCGCCGCGTAG